The Eriocheir sinensis breed Jianghai 21 unplaced genomic scaffold, ASM2467909v1 Scaffold511, whole genome shotgun sequence genomic interval AGGACTCACAATTCGTTTGGTGACAGATGAGCGTTGGTCATCAGTGTCTTCGGTATGTTCTGACTCTGAGGAGGTTGACGCGGCTGCCGCCTCGTCGCCTGCGTCGTAATCGGCGCTAGGGCAGTGCCTGCGGCGTGACAGCCTCTCCCGCCGGCGGCTCCTCTGTGGCCGCAGGAACAAACAATGAGACGCTTCACTTCCCACTGCCCGGCGGACGCCATGCACACCCTGAAAGAGAGAGGGGCCACATAATTATACACAGACAATAGCATGGACAGTGATAATAATTTAGATTGTTTGGCGGAAAAAGGAAGCTCAAGATTGTGATGGACTCGACAAGAGCGGCGCCGCCGACAACACGAGGCTGAAGACGCCTCAGACCAGGCGGCCTCGAGAGAGGGGCCGGGGGGCTGAGGCAGGGGGGATGAGGCCAGGTTTTCCCACGTCCTCCAGCAGCGATCAAACCTCAATAAGGTCATCAGACGTGCagtggcgggagggagggggcggggggtacAGGGAGGGGAGAGCCGGTCGACCCGCGGgcttgaggaaggaagaggctgagGACAAACCCAGGGATCCGACCATACTCAaggatttttttatataaatatatatatatatatatatatatatatatatatatatatatatatatatatatatatatatagatagatagatagatagatagatagatagatagatagatagatagatataaatatagatagatagatagatagagagacagacaaatatatagatggaaagatagataaataaagatagaaatgtaaatagatagaaagaaagataaatagagaaagatatatagacaaatattgatagatatagataaagctatgcatatataaatacatacatacctacatgcatacatacagagagagagagagagagagagagacattgcatTAATTTAGCATATTATCTAACAGTCGTCGCCCTCCCCGCGCCGCGCCCCGGGCCGAGGAAGGCCGTCGCGGCAGACGAGGCGGTAGAGGAAGCGAGCCGCGGCGTCCCTCGGCGGGATCGTTCGACGGTCACTGGCGGTGGCCACGTGGGTGTCTTCCTGGGTGGGCGGCGCGGGTCCTTGTGCCCCCAGCAatggcgggcggcgggcgggagCGTCGTCCTTGCCGCCGCTCCGGCCGAGGGCATTACCCTCACTGGCCCTCACCtggccctcaccctcaccctcaccactatGTAAATAGCCAGCCCTCATGGCACCCGCCTCACACCGCCCCCCGCCGCCACAGCctccgccacgccacgccacgccctcAGCACTACTTGCTCCAAGCAAACCGACGCCAGGTTGCTGCTGCCTTACCCCACGACTGCTGCTGAAGCCCCTGCAGGTCCCCTAAGACCAAGTGTGTCCTGAAGCTGTCCACGACTAGTGTCTTCAGGCTACCCTGTCGAGGCCTCAGCCGCCCTCTCCCGACACACCTGTCACCGCTGCCTGTCCTGCCGAGGCGCAGGTGTGAGGATATACCCAGCCCTTAGGTGAGTACAACTGCCGCCGCTGTTTCGTCTACAACACCAGCGGGAGGCTCAGTGACGTGTTCACAGACGTGATCCTCTTATGTTCCCTCCGTCGGTGCCAAAGTGATCGCGGCGTGCATGACTGACGCGGAGTCCCTTGAGGCAGTGTTGCGTGCCAGGCGAGGGGGACTTCAGGAATCCTTGAGGGTGTGTTGCGCTATGATGGGCGAAAAGTGTTGCAAGGTTTAACGAGCCTCGGTGGAGCTTCGGAGGAAGGTGTGCGCGGCATGTGTACACAAGGATACACCAAGACACAAGGAGGATATACAAAAGGCCGGacggcctacacaaggcagctcctgaagatgggTTGCTCACCATTGCCCCTTCCCGTCCATAAATGCATCTAATCTCCATTTAAAGGTTTCAACTGTGTTTGCCTCAACTACACATCTACTTAGTTTGTTCCACTCTTCCACTAATCTGTTCGTGAACCAGCTTTTGCTCATTTCTTTTCTGAATTTGAACTCATGCAATTTATACCCTCTACTGCGTTGTCTTACATCAGTTTTTAATATAAGCACTTCATTTAGATCGCCCTTGTTAATCCCCTTAATCCATTTAAACACCTCAATCAAGTCCCCGCGCAGTCCAAGCCTTTCCTAGAAGTGCAATGAGTGTATTCAATGAGGCGGAAAAGAAGGATATTCGCAGGGTACGTATTCATTGCCGGAGGCTGTCACGAGCCCATGGAGCAGACAGGTCAACGGCCTCGCGACACTCCACTCACCCCTATTTGATGCAGATCGTCTCTTCCACTCCACCTGTTACTTTCCATTCAAGTTCCTCGCTCCGtgtctatgaatatatatatcttACATATCTTAGCTTTTACTCCAAAGTGTTTCATATAAGTTCTTTTTCGTCCGTTCCTCCTCGTAAAATTCAGGCTTCGTGTATCTTTTTAGTGTCCTGTCCACCTTAGGGCCGCTATCACAGTCCTTTTGTTTgtcttgatcgttaccaatggcgccgatcgacgctatagttttccacgtgaaactggccttcggggtagtggcggctgcagaggaagcgagaggtgatgagtgtgtggtaaggtgcggggctaggctaaccccgcagccaccactacaccatcggccagttttacgtagAAATTCTAAAGCGGTGAAcgtcgccattggtaacgatcaaaacaaataaaacgacTGTGAAATCGGCCCTTAGTTTCGTCTTCCACCATCGTACTCACAGCCAGGGTAAAGAGACCTTCGCGTGGGAATATCTTGAATTTTCTTACTTTGGTTGTGGCCTAAATAGCAGTAACTTTGCTTGCcaacctcttttgctttactttaggagcagcgagtagcgggcttttttttattattgttttctttttttgttgcccttgagctgcctcctttgttgtaaaaaaaacaaaaaaaactgacGAGTCCTTTTTCATAGTTTACCAgccacatgaaaaaaatatttgcTAACGGTTATGTTTTGGTCATTCCGACTGGGGATTACCGATTGATATTAAGAGCCAGACCAAATGATGATAGCTTTTGCCATTATCAGCTCATCATCAGAACATATAAAGAACAGCGTAAGAGAACAAGGAAACATCAGTTCCACCAGGCACTGACGACATCAAAATCTCCGTCAGTCACCACTACAACACTTTGCACGTCATAGCGAGTAAACTATTCTCCGCCCTCCGAGCTGTGTCAATTTCTCAAGTCCTCAGTCTCACGTCTCATCAGGAATAAACCAAACCCAAATAAGTTTCCGGCTCCCataacaatttccaaaggccacaaagaaaattagtcgggttctcattatttttttcacattcacggtgcagaaactcttataaactaccactaggctcgtaaaactacccatggagatacccacagcctccacgaaagccttaccaaatgtggagATGTAAATGCTAGAGAATATGCGTCTTAGTGCTGGTATGTGGTCGTGTGGGGAAGAGGGACTGGCCGAGCAGGTGCAGGGATGTTAAGAGTGCAAAAGAGAGATGTACGCttgggaggggatgaagaaggggtgATGGAAAGGGGTGAAACTGGTGTGAGGAGGGCCGGGGAAGCAGGTGCAAGGAAAAGGAAGCTATGAGATTTTAAGGCAGACTAAAACAGTTAAAAATGCAAAGAGGGGCGTGTGTTTGACAGGTGATAAGGGGATGAGAAAGGGATATGATAGGTGCTGGAAGGGGTGTAAGAGAGGGCTGGGGAGGGACGTGAGAGGTGGATGAGTGGCtctgaaggggaggtgaagggtggATAGAGAAGTTCAAGGATATAATTTACCATGACAAGTGTGAATCGTTGTTTTGTTGAGTCTAGGCCACCAGCACTTGAGAAATGAATGTCTTTGCGTTGTTTTGGaggtgaatgaaaggaaaatggcgtgatgagagaaagatagatacagatatagatacacagatagatagatagatagataataaaaggaaaatgtcgtgatgagaaaaagatagatagatacagatatagatacacagatagatagatagatagataataaaaggaaaatgtcgtgatgagaaaaagatagatagatacagatatagatacacagatagatagatatagatagatatagatcattagagatagacagagatactTATATACAGCAAGTGGCTACAGAGAAGAtgagggaataaaaaaagaaggcaaagaggagGTAGAGTGGAGAGCAACAAGCAAAACAAATGCAGCAACACTCTAAAGAAGTATTGCATTGTCATTCCCCGTTATGCCCTTCATggatggctactactactactactactactattactattactactactactactactactactactactactaccactactactattactactactactactattactgctactactactactactactactacttctactacctcctcctcctactactactactactattactactactactactactactactactactactactactactaacaataacaataacaagagccAAATCAACAGCGATAATATTAACAACTATCCTACTAATGATAACGATGAAAATAACAGcaatgaaaacaacaatgaaaacaacatAATAACGCTTTTTTATGTTAATCttcgtggttctctctctctctcttgacgtaGGAATTTAGGATCGCGACCTACATCATGTCTCCAGAAGGTGTTCgatccccttccttcacccttctgaCGCTCCGTTGTTTACGATTCGGCCGGCAAGGCAAAGTGGATCTGCGCGGCTCTCCCCAAGACGCCATATAATATAACTTTGCccttgtttccctctcttcctcctcctcctcctcctcgatcctaCTCCTATTCCTTTTGCTTCGTCTattcttgctctccttcttctatcttcctcttcttcttcttcttctttctcttttccttcttttctatttcctttctttcctttcttccttttcctccacctcctctttttcctgatttcctctttctcattttatttgttCATTAATCCGTATCTTCATTCTCCTtgtcctatcctcctcctcctcctcctcctccacctcctcctccttctccttctccccttcttctttctcaacttttctcctttctacttcaaatataaaagaaaagacggCAAAGTAGATGAAAGTAATACAAATGAACCGCTCACACCACAAACAGAAAGCTAATTGAAAATGCCTTGAATATTACAAGTATTATAAACatgaaaattagaagaaaaagaagcgtaCGAGAGTTAACCTTTGCCCTTAATTtaccgtcctcgtcctcctcctcctcctcctcctcctccttttcatctcccagGCATAACAAAAACAggcgagaaaaaagaaagaaatgagagaaaaagaaggaaataaggaaagaaagaagtaaggaaaggaagaaagaaggaaaggaagaaagaaggaaaggaagaaataaggaaagaaagaaagaaagaattgagaagaggaggaagagagtacgAAGAAAGACGCAGTAAATAGATAGGCCTATAACGTTAAcgaaaagaacgagagaagggaaatattaaagaaaacgggaaacattGATATAGAAagtgggacgaggaggagggagaggaaaggagaaaagaggaagaagggagaaggaaaaagggaaggaaaaacatataTGATAATCCCACTGAAAGAACGAGAAGGGAAATactaaagaaaacaggaaacagtGATATAGAAAGTGGGAtttgaaggaaggtgaaggaaaaagaaggaagattgaagggagaaaaacagaaataaaggcaGATAAGAACGTAAAGGAAAGAACgagtaaaagaaaacgagagataaagggagagactACGATAGATTAAGCATTATCTACGTGGACATGTTTGAAGGCGGTTAAGTCAGTATTTCGAGTACAAAATTAGGGTTCAAGGAGACATCAAAGGAGTTATCAAAAGGACACATGACTATTCTCCCTTTTATGTTCTGTGAAGCAAAGATAATGAGCGggcaggggagaaggaggaggggcgaAAATGAGTtggggagaggagatgaggatgggaaggggagaatgaggggagagtggggaggatgggggaaaGTTCAAGTAGGGAAAAGGAGGTctgggattggagagagagagagagaatgaagagtttAGGGGTGACTGAGGGGAttcatgagagggagggagggagggaaagaaggaaaagggggagtttggagacgaaaggaagagagagaaagaaagaaggaaaaggagaggatcatcacacacacacacacacacacacacacacacacacacaccccccccgcctctcacccacacccacacacggtTATGCAGACCACGCCAACATCGACATATCTTCATTTCACGTACAATTAGACTCTCTCGCACAATGGGTCAAGG includes:
- the LOC126992866 gene encoding uncharacterized protein LOC126992866; the encoded protein is MPSAGAAARTTLPPAARHCWGHKDPRRPPRKTPTWPPPVTVERSRRGTPRLASSTASSAATAFLGPGRGAGRATTGVHGVRRAVGSEASHCLFLRPQRSRRRERLSRRRHCPSADYDAGDEAAAASTSSESEHTEDTDDQRSSVTKRIFR